The following proteins come from a genomic window of Alosa sapidissima isolate fAloSap1 chromosome 20, fAloSap1.pri, whole genome shotgun sequence:
- the LOC121695048 gene encoding BTB/POZ domain-containing protein KCTD16-like, whose translation MALTENCKTYQSPKDGGHVQTSSDVIELNVGGQVYYTRHATLTSIPNSLLGKLFSAKKDNSNDLARDFRGRYFIDRDGFLFRYVLDYLRDKHVVLPDHFPEKGRLKREAEYFQLPELVKILTPDDKRTDEYLHSDYDEASQGSDQRLYPSYLDPRDRRHGFITVGYKGSCAAGREGLGDPKARGLPKIFICGRIGLAKEVFGDTLNENRDPERPQERYTSRLFLKFKHLERAFDMLAESGFQIVACNSSLTASFVSRHTDDKLWCTYTEYVFYRGPSGWSSSHCDCCCKSHKSEREGESGTSYNELSTSASETQSEASSPQGTVICGPVSRQHQQPPIAHTLERPGRKGPPMAQPPGGDGGRGGRRTDLLRARTTGPRDAALAGRGGRKGGGPPKEKLTVEQELERCIQDFRRIRIPKRFPDRKYMWQSELLRKYQM comes from the exons ATGGCACTAACGGAGAACTGTAAGACTTATCAATCGCCAAAGGATGGTGGACATGTGCAAACTTCGTCCGACGTTATAGAACTCAATGTGGGAGGACAGGTTTACTACACTCGCCATGCCACCCTTACGAGCATTCCAAATTCTCTGCTGGGGAAATTATTCTCTGCAAAGAAGGACAATTCCAATGATTTAGCTCGCGATTTCAGAGGACGGTACTTTATTGACAGGGATGGGTTTTTATTCCGATATGTGTTGGACTATCTCAGAGACAAGCACGTTGTCCTGCCAGATCACTTTCCGGAGAAGGGACGGCTGAAAAGGGAAGCCGAGTATTTTCAACTACCGGAATTGGTGAAGATTTTGACTCCTGACGACAAACGCACAGATGAATACCTTCACAGCGACTATGACGAGGCGTCTCAGGGAAGTGATCAAAGGCTGTACCCCTCGTACCTGGACCCTCGGGACAGGAGGCACGGGTTCATCACGGTCGGGTACAAGGGCTCTTGCGCCGCGGGAAGAGAGGGCCTTGGCGACCCCAAGGCTCGTGGGCTTCCAAAGATTTTCATATGCGGACGAATCGGCTTGGCAAAGGAAGTATTTGGGGACACTTTGAATGAGAATCGAGACCCAGAGAGACCACAGGAGCGTTACACCTCTCGGCTCTTTCTAAAGTTTAAACACTTAGAGAGGGCATTTGACATGCTGGCAGAGAGCGGATTTCAAATAGTTGCGTGCAATTCCTCTTTGACCGCATCGTTTGTCAGTCGACACACGGATGACAAATTGTGGTGCACTTACACGGAGTATGTCTTCTACC GCGGCCCATCCGGCTGGTCCTCCTCCCACTGCGACTGCTGCTGCAAGAGCCACAAGAGCGAGCGTGAGGGCGAGAGCGGCACGTCCTACAACGAGCTCTCCACCTCCGCATCAGAGACCCAGTCGGAGGCCAGCTCCCCGCAGGGCACGGTCATCTGCGGTCCAGTCAGCCGCCAGCACCAGCAGCCACCCATCGCCCACACGCTGGAACGACCCGGCCGCAAGGGACCCCCAATGGCCCAACCGCCGGGGGGGGACGGGGGTCGTGGGGGACGCCGGACCGACCTTCTCCGCGCCCGCACCACGGGGCCCCGCGACGCCGCGCTGGCCGGTCGGGGCGGCCGGAAAGGTGGCGGGCCCCCGAAGGAGAAGCTGACGGTGGAGCAGGAGCTGGAGAGGTGCATCCAGGACTTCCGCCGCATCCGCATCCCCAAGCGCTTCCCGGACAGGAAGTACATGTGGCAATCAGAGCTGCTGCGAAAGTATCAGATGTGA